The window ACTGCCCTGGATTTTGCCTTCTCAGTCCATTCCGACTTAGGGATGAAATGTTTGGGAGCTAAAATCAATGGGAAACTGGTTCCTATTTCCTATATTCTTCAAAATGGGGATCAGGTGGATATTCTTTCTTCACAGAATCAGAAACCAAAATCTGACTGGCTGGAATTTGTAGTAACTTCAAAAGCCAAATCCAAAATCAAAAGTTATCTGAACTCTCAGAAAAATCAACTGGTAGAGGAAGGAAAAGAAATTCTGCAAAGAAAACTGCGTCATGCAAAAATCAATTTCAATGATGAAGAGATTAATAAACTTCAGAAATTCTTTAATTTAAAATCGTCTCAAGAGCTTTTTCTTAAATTTCAAAGCAACGAACTCGATGTCAGCAGCTTGAGAAAATACATTGAAAGCAAAAACGTATTTAATAATTTACTATCAAGATTCAGAAAATCACCTAATAAAAATCAGCATTTCGAGGAGCCGAAAGAGGAAAACCTTGACATGATTGTCTTTGGAAAGGACGAAGAGAAGCTGAACTATACTTATGCAAAATGTTGTACAGTGATTCCAGGAGACAAAATTTTCGGATTCATCACCATTTCAGACGGAATTAAAGTTCACAGTGATACCTGCCCAAATGCCATCAATCTAAGAGCACAATATGACTACCGCGTCATTCCTGCCAAATGGGTAAATGCTGAAAGCTTTAAAAACAGAGTGAAAATTGAAATTGAAGGACTTGACAGAATGGGTATGATTAATGATATCACTACAGTCATAAGCGGAAGTATGGGAATGGACATGAAAAGTCTCTCTATTGAATCCAATAATGGAGTTTTCACAGGAAATATCATTCTCGAAGTTAAAAATAAAGGACAACTGGAAGAAACCTTCAAAAAACTTAAAAATATTAATGGTGTTTCAAGAGTGAGACGACTACAATCATAAACATGAATTTATCTCTATATTTTAAAAAATTTTTCAAAAACAGCCAGTCTTCAGGAATTATTCTTATTTTCTGTGTATTGGTCTCATTGCTTATTGCCAATTCATCAGCTGCAGAAAACTTCCAGCATTTTTTAGACAAGGAAGTGGGCATCCATCTTTTTGGACTGGAATACCCTGTCAGCATCTGGATCAATGACGGATTGATGGCAGTATTCTTCCTTCTGGTAGGCCTTGAAATAAAACGGGAACTTGTAGAAGGTGAACTTTCATCCTTTAAAAATGCTTCGCTTCCCATTTTTGCTGCTGTAGGCGGAATGCTTGTTCCGGCAGCGATTTACAGTATTTTCAATACCGGAACAGAATATAGCAATGGCTGGGGAATTCCTATGGCTACAGATATTGCTTTTTCACTGGCGATTATTTCGATGCTGGGGAAAAAGATTCCCAATTCTATTAAAATATTTTTAGCGGCATTGGCTATTGTAGATGATCTTGGAGCTATTCTTGTGATTGCAATTTTCTATACTGACCAAATTCACTGGAGCTATCTCCTATTGTCTTTTGGAGTAACTGCCCTGCTGTTTATTTTAAATTTTTTAAAAGTCACCAAAACTATCTTTTATATTATTCCGGGACTGTTTTTATGGTATTTCCTTCATCACTCCGGAATTCATGCTACCATAGCAGGTGTGTTACTTGCATTTTCAATACCTACCAACGCTTCCAATGTAGAAATATCACCATTGGAAAAGCTGGAGCATCAGCTTCACATTCCGGTAAGCTTTCTGATCATGCCTATATTTGCTTTGACGAATACCAATATTACTTTTTCCAGTGAAATGGTTGCCGGCGTTACAAGTACATTAGGATTGGGAATTATTTGCGGTTTGGTATTGGGTAAGCTGATTGGTATCAATCTGTTTTCACTGATTGCTATCAAATTAAAACTTAGTTCTCTGCCTCAAAACAGTAACTGGCTTCAAATGATTGGCGTAGGTCTGCTGGCCGGAATTGGATTTACCATGTCCATTTTTATTGCACTGCTTTCCTTTAAAGGAGAAATTCCTATTCAGGATGAAGCAAAATTTGCTATTTTGATTGCTTCCTTTATAGCTGCTATTGCAGGATTTACCATATTAAGTATAAGTTCAAAAGAAAATCCTGAACTGGAAGAGAATTAATCTTTCTTTCGGGTTTCCAGTTTTCTCTTATGCTCTTCATCACCATCGAAGTCAGGTTCCGTAATCTGGGTATGATAGTGTATGGTTTCTCTCTGAATTTCATCAGACAGCAGTTTTTCAATTCTGAGCTTTCTGATGGCCATATTCAGTTCATTTCCGAATAAAAGCAGATATACATTTACATTCACCCAAACCATCAGCAGAATCATACTTCCGATGGATCCGTAAAGAACGTTATACCGGGCAATATCCTTTACATAAATAGCAAAGATGTAAGTAGTAACGACGAAGAGTATCGTGGTTAAAATAGCCCCCGGAACCGCCTGACGGAATCGTGTAATTTTCACGGTTCCCAACCAGTAAAATAAAGTCAGAAGGATAAAGTAAAAAAGAGGAAAAGAGACAAATCCAATAATACTGGAAAGGTTATCCACCAACCAGGAAATATCATAAGCCGGTGTAAAAAGCTTCATTACAACCTCCACATAATATACCCCGAAAAGAGCTAAAAAAACAATGGTGATAAAGCCTATTGTGATAAAAAATGAAAGAATAAATTCCTTTACATCACTCAGTTTTTCATCTGTATTTTCATTAAAACCATTGATCAGGGAAAATGTACCATTCGTGGCAAAAATAAGGGCCAGAACAATGGTCAGGTTACTGATCCCTCTCATATTGGGGATAATATTGCTTTCTATATATCCCCTTACATCTCCTTCCATATTTGAAGGAAAAACATTATGCATCAGTACATCAAAAATATAGAACTGCAGTTTATCATAATGCGGCATATAAGGCAAAACGGAAAGCAAAAAAAGGATAAACGGAAACAAACTTATGGTAAAACTCCAAGAAATAGCGGCCGCTTTTCTTCCTATTTTCCCTTTGAAAATCCCCGAAATATAGATCTGAAACATCTGCCAAAGCGATATTCCCAAAACAGGAATATGGATGCTGTCAAAAAACTCTTGAATCTTCAAAATAAATCTGGGAACCTTTACACTCATCGATCTGTTTGTCTTTATACAAATGTAGGGGAATTAAATTAAATAAGGAAAAGATAGAAGGTGATAGGTGGTAGGAATTAGGTAGCAGGGATTAGGGATTAGGGAAAATATTCTGTGAAATAGTAATACATGTCTATGAAGTCAATAGTGAATCTTGCTTCGCAAGTGAATGGTGAATTTTTTGATAGAGAGACAAGATTCAAGAGGTAATAGAACCAGTAACAAAAAGAAACCAGCAACTAGCAACAAAAAACCTTAAACCTTGAATCTTGAACTTTAAACAACCTGCAACATTCCACCCAAAACTTTGAACTTTACTCCCCGAAGCCCTATCTTTGCTCTCTGAAACTTCTTACAATGCGAATCAGTTTACTTTGTATCGGTAAAACAGACGATAAAGAAATTACGTCTTTAATTAATTATTATCTCAACCGTTTACCTAAACACTGGAATTTTGAAATCACTGAAATCCCGGATGTTAAAAATGCTAAAAACCTATCTCCTGATCTTCTTAAAAAGGAAGAAGCCAAATTGTTTTTAAATCATATCGACAAAAACGATCTGGTAGTGATTCTTGATGAAAAAGGGAAACAGTTTACCAGCCGTGAATTTTCGCAGAAAATTGATACCTGGATGAATTCTTCTGTAAAAAAAGTACATATCCTGATTGGGGGCGCTTATGGCTTTTCTGAAGAGATTTACGGCAGGGCAAATGAAAAAATGTCTTTATCCAAAATGACCTTTACCCACCAGATGATCCGTCTGTTTATTGTAGAACAGCTTTACCGTGCTGATCAGATTTTACAGGGTAAGCCTTATCATAACGATTAAAAGAAAAGAGGCTCTCATGAATGTCATTCTGACGAAGGAAGAATCTCACCAATACAATTTCTGAGATTCTTCGCTACATTTCTGAACTACGTTCGCAGACTTTCAGTCTGTATTCAGAATGAAAAAAGCCAAATAATTTGACTTTTGAGCTAACTTATCTCTATTTCAGTCCAATCTGCCTTTTTGCCTCACCCACTACAAAAGCAACGGAATTGGCAATATTAAAGCTCCTGATCAGTTTTGACATAGGAATTGTAAGATGATTTTCAAAACGGTCCAGAATCTCTTTGCTCAGGCCTACACTCTCTTTTCCGAACACCAACCAATCCCCATCCTGAAAATCGGTTTCCAGATATGATTTTTCAGCACGTGAACTCATCATAAAAACACGGGACCTATCAGGGATCTGTTGAATCCATTCTTCAACATTTGCATATTCAGAAACATCGAGATGTACCCAGTAATCCAGTCCGGAACGCTTCAGGTTTTTATCATTAATTACAAATCCAAATGGGTGAACCAGGTGTAATCTGCTTTCGGTTCCTACACATAATCTTCCGATATTTCCTGTGTTATTCGGTATTTCGGGTTCTACAAGAACAATATTCAACATCTCTCTTTTTCTTTATTCGTTTTTTAAAACAGTTAAATCTGGTTTAGTATTTTAATTGGGATTTATTTAAATAATCAGGGTTCTGAATTTCAGTTTATTTTTTGCCGCATTTAGCATAGGAATCTGTCAGTAATGCTTTTTCATAGCCCAAAGCAACCGCTTTATCCAGATTTGTGCAGGCTTCTTTAAGTTTGGAAGTATCTAGTAGAATCATGGCTTTGCTCACATAAGATTGTGCAAATTTCGGATCTATGGAAATAGCTTTATTGGCATCGGTAAGTGCTTCTTTATATTTCTTCATTTTAAAATACACATCAGCACGGCCGTTGTAAAGCAATGATTCTGGTTTTTCAGAAATAAGTGTATTGTAATCTTTTAAAGCTCCGTCCAGATCACCATTATTCTTTTTCAGATTGGCTAATCCTGTTTTGGCAAAAATATTATCGGGTGCAAAAGCCAGAATCTGATTAAGATCTTTGATGGCTAGATCCTTTTTTCCCTGGCTGTCATAGATTTTGGAACGAGTAAGATATAAATCCGGCGTTTCTGGATTCACTTTCAATCCTTTTTCTACATATTCCAATGCTTTTGCTTTATTCCCTTTCTGGCTGTAAAGCGACGACAGGTTTACATAAACGGAAACTGACATAGGATTTGCTTTTAAGGCAGAATCGTAGGATTTAAAAGCCTGAATGGTCTTCCCCAGCCTTCTTTGAGCTGTTCCGAGATAATCATAATATTCCGACTGAAATTTTTGAATCTGTTCTTTTTCTGCCAGTTTTAAGTATTGCTCTTCGGCACACTTATAATCAGCTTTATTAAAACAGTCCTCTGCCAGTTTTTTATCCTGAGCATAGAAATTAAGAGAAAAACAAAGGGAAGTTACTAATAATAAAGTTTTTTTCATGAGGTTATAGTTTGTTTATTGATCACTTTTTTGGCGAGCGCACCAAATATCACTCCCAATAAAGTTCCAACAAACGCCCCCACCAAAATATCAATTGGGAAATGCACTCCTAAATAGATTCGGCTGTAAGAAACAACCAGAGCCCATGCAAATATAGCATAAGGAAACCATTTAATCTTCTTTTTCAGTAAAATACCTAAATAAGTTGCCAAAAAGAAGGTATTGGAAGCATGAGCAGAATAAAACCCAAACTGTCCGCCACATTTCACAATTCTCATATGATGTTCCAAAGTAGGGTCATGGCATGGTCTTAACCTCGCTACCCCATATTTGAAAATATTGGCAAGCTGATCAGAAACTACAGCTCCAAGCCCAATAAATATAAGAATAAAAACTAAAGTTCTTAGTTGATAATTTTTGTATAAAAAATAAAGAAAAATAATATAAAGAGGTACCCAGATCCAGGTACTGGAAATCAGCATCCAAAACTGGTCGAAAGATGAGTCGCCCAAATTATTAAGGTAAAGGAATACCTTTTTATCTTCCTGAATGATCTCCTCCATGATTATCTGCTTACAGGTCCTTCATAAGTCTCATCATCAGCCGGCTTCGGCTTTGGAGGTTCATTAGAAGCAAGAGTACCAGGTTCTGTAAGAATATCTTTTTCAATATCCTTCATCGGGTTGAAATCTTTGGCAGCATCTTTTACCTTTTCAATCTCACGCTTTATTTCAGAAACAGGATTATCTGTCTCCTTCATGATTTCAGTTTTGATATCTTCTACTGCTCCACGCATTTTTCTAACGCCTGCACCTAAGTCACGCGCAATCTGAGGCAGTTTATCCGGTCCGAATAATACAACGATTGCAATGGCAATGAGTGCCATTTCTCCAATGCTTAATTCCATGGCGTAAAATTACGAAAGATTATTGCATTTATGGATGGCAAACTAAAAATTTAAACAAATTTTAAGATTTTGTAAAATTTCAGAGTTTTGAGTTCAGGGTTGCTTTTGTTTCTGGTTGTTGGTTTCTTTTTGTTGCTAGTTGCTTTTTGTTGATGGTTTTATTTCAGTTGTCATTATCTTGATTCAAGGTTCAAGGTTTAAGGTTTTTTGTTGGTGGTTGCTAGTTTCATTTCGGCTGTCATTATCTTTAATCTTATCTCTCCACCAACATTCACCATTCACTTGCGAAGCAAATTCACTATTAACCTCAATAAACCTTCACCAATATTTTACAGGGTATTTTCCCTAATCCCTAATCCCTAATCCCTAATCCCTGATACCTTCTATCTGCTACCTATCATGTAATCCCTAAAATTTATCAATTAACAAATAATTAATTCAAAACAATGAGAATTACATAACAATTCAGTATATTTATAATGCACAACCAAATAAATATTTTATGAAAAAACTATTGACTACTTTTAAAGTTTTCGCCGTATTATCGGTATTGGCATTCAACAGCTGCCAGAATGAAAACAACGAAATGAATCAGCAGGAAACAGTTCAGGCAAAAATAACCGCTGCTGATCTAAAAAAAGAGATCACTCCTCTTTCCTCTCAAATTGTTCCTGAATCAGTACAGCTTCAACTGAATGAATCAGGAAAAAACCTTGAAACCTATCTGAACAATGACCTGCAGATTGCGGAAGTGAAAGTATTGGGAAAAATTTCAACCCAAAAAGGCATTGACCTTTCCAAAAGCCTGATCACTGATAAAGACCAGTTTATTGCAACAGGGAATATCATGGATCCGTCTTCAGTAAAGATTGGAAAAATTGGAGATTTATACAGCGGAGATGATCTCACCACAGCCCAGCAGGGATTGAAAGAGGCTGTCACTGAAGAAGTAAAGTCCGGTACAAACGTTATGGAAGTAACATGGAACAGCAAAAACGGAAAATTTACTACATTGTGTTTCTACAAAGATTCAGGGATTATCTGGGACAATATTTTCGGAGGTCTTATTATGATGGATCCGCGTGGAAATATGGAAGCTTCCAACAACAATCAGGCAGCAAAAGTAGTTTCTAGCTGGTATAAACAATGGTGGACAGCAAGCTGGCTATGGGGTTCCAAGAGAGGTGAAGCCGGATATCAGATTACAATTTATTATTCCGGTTCTACAGTTTCCAATGCAGATGTAAGCGATTGGGGATATATCAGTTTAGGAAAAGCGAAAAGTGAGAGTAAGATTACCAAGAGAACAGGAGCTTACGGACAATGTCGTTATGCGCTGGGACTTTGTACTCCTACAGGTTCTTTAAGTTTTAACAGCAGCAATTTCTCGGTATCATTCTCAGGATTGGGCAGTAATATTGTAAGTAATGGGACAAAATCCCTTTATCCATAATTTTCATAAAAATCAGATTTCAAAAAAACGGGGAGCCTGCTGAGCTTCCCGTTTGTATTTTATAGCAAGACTGTATTTGAAGGTATCAGTTTCCAGGTTTTGATTTCAATATTTCTACTGCATTTTCTTTCAGTCCGAAAGTATTCTTCAGCATGTCAAACAACTCTTCATTATTAGTAATCAAAACAGATTCTTTTCCGCCATTTTCATATCTTATATTCAGTGTATTTTGACTGAAAGTATACCGGGCTTCTTCATCTACTTTAGAAAGCACCAGATTTTTCTTAAAATTGGATTCTGGATATGTAGACAAATACCAGTTGGAAATTTCAAGGTCTACATGTTCTACCACCTCTAATGTAAAACGATAAATTGGCAGCCATTTTTCTTTCCAGATCCAAAGAAAATATACTCCTTCTTTTTGTGAAATCTTAAAGAGTCCGTTGGGTGTTTGCTGCGGTTCTTGGTTATTCAACAATAAAGGTGCGGTAAGTGTAGTCGTTCCAAAACCGCAATCTACTAGATATTTTTGTCCTTCTACATCGACAATCAGCATCAAGTGACTTTTAGCAGCACTGCTGTTTTCTTCTCTTTTCCACACTACCCTCCCCAATTGTAATTCAACATGAAATCCCAATCTGGAAAGTACTTCCCTTAAAAGTAAATTCTGTTCATAGCAATACCCGCCTCTCAATTCTGTAACCAGTTTTTTAAAAACATCATCCAGATCCAGAGAAGGTACTGTTCCTGTATAAGGGTCGATATTCTCAAAAGGAATGTGTTTGGGATGAAGCCGATGTATTGTTTTCAATACCTCCATGCTCATTTCCGGAGTTCCGGAGAAATGAATTCGTTCGAAATACTTTTCCAGGTTAAATGTATTCATAATTTGTTTTTTGTTTTAAAAAGCAGAAAAACTACTACTGTAAAATTATTGAATAGATTGAACCCGGAACGGCATATATGTTCGGAATAGAACAAATCTATTGTTTCCGAAAATCTTTTTCTGAAGTTACATCAGCTAAATTTTTATTTTTTTTCTGAAAAGCAGAATAGGTAATCACTACACTGACAGCCATTAAAATAAATGCTAAAAAGAAAGGTGCACCGGAAAACTTAAATGGCGCTTCATCATGTGTGAAAAAGTAAAATAAATTCGTCATCATTGGAGGTCCAATAATAGATGTTGCACTCATTAAACTCGTTAATGCTCCCTGAAGTTCACCCTGCTCATTGGAAGGCACACTTTTCGTGATGACAGACTGTAAAGCCGGGCCGCAGATTCCACCTAAACAATAGGGAACCAAAAACACAAACATCATCCATCCTTCAGAGGCAAAAGCAAACAGCAACATTCCTACTGCATAGAAAGCCAACCCATAATAAATACTTTTCTGCTCACCAAGCCTTGGGGTAGTCCATCTGATAAGCCCACCTTGCACAAGACCAACCAGTAATCCTACTACCCCTAATGAAATCCCCACCATTCTTTCTGTCCAGTTGAACTTATACATCGTAAAGAAGCTCCAGTTACTCTGTACAGCATGTCCTGCAATATAAATCAATATTAAGGAAAGGATAAGTCCGGAAATTTCAGGGTGTTTACCTAAAAATTTAAATGAACCTATAGGGTTAGCACGTTTCCAGTCAAACGCTCTTCTTTTATCTTTATCCAAACTTTCAGGAAGAATGAAATATCCATACAGGAAGTTAAGCAGACATAAGCCCGCAGCTGCATAGAAAGGAACTCTGGCACCATAATGGCCAAGTACCCCACCCAGGACCGGACCTATAATAAATCCGAGCCCAAAAGCAGCTCCTATCAGTCCAAAATTCTTGGCTCTGTCTTCATCAGTGGAAATATCTGCAATATAGGCACTGGCAGTGGTGACACTTGCGCCCGTTATCCCGGCAATAATTCTTCCCAGAAACAGCCACCAGATTGTAGGAGCCAGTGCAAGAAAAATATAATCCACGGCAAATCCGAAAAGAGAGATCAGGATTATAGGTCTGCGCCCATATTTATCACTCAGGTTTCCAACAAGCGGAGAAAATATAAATTGTGTAAATGCATAGGCAAATCCAAGCCAGCCACCATATTTTGCAGCCTCACTAATATCTGCGTGAATGAGTTCCTCAATTAATTTGGGAACAACGGGAATGATGATTCCCCATCCCGTAATATCTATCAGTAAAGTAATAAATATGAAGCCTATAGCCGCTTTTTT of the Chryseobacterium viscerum genome contains:
- the nhaA gene encoding Na+/H+ antiporter NhaA translates to MNLSLYFKKFFKNSQSSGIILIFCVLVSLLIANSSAAENFQHFLDKEVGIHLFGLEYPVSIWINDGLMAVFFLLVGLEIKRELVEGELSSFKNASLPIFAAVGGMLVPAAIYSIFNTGTEYSNGWGIPMATDIAFSLAIISMLGKKIPNSIKIFLAALAIVDDLGAILVIAIFYTDQIHWSYLLLSFGVTALLFILNFLKVTKTIFYIIPGLFLWYFLHHSGIHATIAGVLLAFSIPTNASNVEISPLEKLEHQLHIPVSFLIMPIFALTNTNITFSSEMVAGVTSTLGLGIICGLVLGKLIGINLFSLIAIKLKLSSLPQNSNWLQMIGVGLLAGIGFTMSIFIALLSFKGEIPIQDEAKFAILIASFIAAIAGFTILSISSKENPELEEN
- a CDS encoding YihY/virulence factor BrkB family protein produces the protein MSVKVPRFILKIQEFFDSIHIPVLGISLWQMFQIYISGIFKGKIGRKAAAISWSFTISLFPFILFLLSVLPYMPHYDKLQFYIFDVLMHNVFPSNMEGDVRGYIESNIIPNMRGISNLTIVLALIFATNGTFSLINGFNENTDEKLSDVKEFILSFFITIGFITIVFLALFGVYYVEVVMKLFTPAYDISWLVDNLSSIIGFVSFPLFYFILLTLFYWLGTVKITRFRQAVPGAILTTILFVVTTYIFAIYVKDIARYNVLYGSIGSMILLMVWVNVNVYLLLFGNELNMAIRKLRIEKLLSDEIQRETIHYHTQITEPDFDGDEEHKRKLETRKKD
- a CDS encoding 23S rRNA (pseudouridine(1915)-N(3))-methyltransferase RlmH, with product MRISLLCIGKTDDKEITSLINYYLNRLPKHWNFEITEIPDVKNAKNLSPDLLKKEEAKLFLNHIDKNDLVVILDEKGKQFTSREFSQKIDTWMNSSVKKVHILIGGAYGFSEEIYGRANEKMSLSKMTFTHQMIRLFIVEQLYRADQILQGKPYHND
- a CDS encoding tRNA (cytidine(34)-2'-O)-methyltransferase, translating into MLNIVLVEPEIPNNTGNIGRLCVGTESRLHLVHPFGFVINDKNLKRSGLDYWVHLDVSEYANVEEWIQQIPDRSRVFMMSSRAEKSYLETDFQDGDWLVFGKESVGLSKEILDRFENHLTIPMSKLIRSFNIANSVAFVVGEAKRQIGLK
- a CDS encoding tetratricopeptide repeat protein — encoded protein: MKKTLLLVTSLCFSLNFYAQDKKLAEDCFNKADYKCAEEQYLKLAEKEQIQKFQSEYYDYLGTAQRRLGKTIQAFKSYDSALKANPMSVSVYVNLSSLYSQKGNKAKALEYVEKGLKVNPETPDLYLTRSKIYDSQGKKDLAIKDLNQILAFAPDNIFAKTGLANLKKNNGDLDGALKDYNTLISEKPESLLYNGRADVYFKMKKYKEALTDANKAISIDPKFAQSYVSKAMILLDTSKLKEACTNLDKAVALGYEKALLTDSYAKCGKK
- a CDS encoding phosphatase PAP2 family protein, which gives rise to MEEIIQEDKKVFLYLNNLGDSSFDQFWMLISSTWIWVPLYIIFLYFLYKNYQLRTLVFILIFIGLGAVVSDQLANIFKYGVARLRPCHDPTLEHHMRIVKCGGQFGFYSAHASNTFFLATYLGILLKKKIKWFPYAIFAWALVVSYSRIYLGVHFPIDILVGAFVGTLLGVIFGALAKKVINKQTITS
- a CDS encoding twin-arginine translocase TatA/TatE family subunit, producing MELSIGEMALIAIAIVVLFGPDKLPQIARDLGAGVRKMRGAVEDIKTEIMKETDNPVSEIKREIEKVKDAAKDFNPMKDIEKDILTEPGTLASNEPPKPKPADDETYEGPVSR
- a CDS encoding arylamine N-acetyltransferase family protein, producing the protein MNTFNLEKYFERIHFSGTPEMSMEVLKTIHRLHPKHIPFENIDPYTGTVPSLDLDDVFKKLVTELRGGYCYEQNLLLREVLSRLGFHVELQLGRVVWKREENSSAAKSHLMLIVDVEGQKYLVDCGFGTTTLTAPLLLNNQEPQQTPNGLFKISQKEGVYFLWIWKEKWLPIYRFTLEVVEHVDLEISNWYLSTYPESNFKKNLVLSKVDEEARYTFSQNTLNIRYENGGKESVLITNNEELFDMLKNTFGLKENAVEILKSKPGN
- a CDS encoding TCR/Tet family MFS transporter; translation: MENSKKKAAIGFIFITLLIDITGWGIIIPVVPKLIEELIHADISEAAKYGGWLGFAYAFTQFIFSPLVGNLSDKYGRRPIILISLFGFAVDYIFLALAPTIWWLFLGRIIAGITGASVTTASAYIADISTDEDRAKNFGLIGAAFGLGFIIGPVLGGVLGHYGARVPFYAAAGLCLLNFLYGYFILPESLDKDKRRAFDWKRANPIGSFKFLGKHPEISGLILSLILIYIAGHAVQSNWSFFTMYKFNWTERMVGISLGVVGLLVGLVQGGLIRWTTPRLGEQKSIYYGLAFYAVGMLLFAFASEGWMMFVFLVPYCLGGICGPALQSVITKSVPSNEQGELQGALTSLMSATSIIGPPMMTNLFYFFTHDEAPFKFSGAPFFLAFILMAVSVVITYSAFQKKNKNLADVTSEKDFRKQ